In Streptomyces sp. NBC_00483, a single window of DNA contains:
- a CDS encoding antibiotic biosynthesis monooxygenase family protein, with the protein MSDHVDAADGPAVRPVPAFEPPYYVVVFSSVRTPGDRGYGEASDRMDELVKEIPGYLGHESARNPGGLGITVSYFRDSDAIEQWQSAGEHRAVQKQGRAEWYERYTVHVAKVERSQEFQRD; encoded by the coding sequence ATGAGTGATCACGTCGATGCGGCTGACGGGCCGGCGGTCCGGCCGGTGCCCGCCTTCGAACCGCCCTATTACGTCGTGGTGTTCAGCTCCGTGCGGACCCCGGGGGACCGTGGCTACGGGGAGGCATCGGACCGGATGGACGAGCTGGTCAAGGAGATACCGGGGTACCTGGGGCACGAGTCCGCGCGCAATCCCGGTGGACTCGGGATCACCGTCTCGTACTTCCGCGACTCCGACGCCATCGAGCAGTGGCAGTCCGCCGGCGAGCACCGCGCCGTACAGAAGCAGGGCCGCGCCGAGTGGTACGAGCGGTACACCGTGCACGTCGCCAAGGTCGAGCGCAGTCAGGAGTTCCAGCGTGACTGA
- a CDS encoding amidohydrolase family protein yields the protein MTEPDIGAEAQQVAAFLDRYRLPGLVDVHTHFMPERVLRKVWAYFDSAGPLVGTEWPITYREEEGQRLARLREFKVEAFTSMLYPHKAGMAPWLNEWAADFAARTPDCLHTATFFPEPGVEAYVRQALEAGARVFKAHVQVGAYEPNDPLLDPVWGLLAEAGVPIVTHCGSGPAPGKHTGPEPIARLLARHPRLPLVVAHMGMPEYTDFLALTERYAQVRLDTTMAFTDFVERHTPFPRDELGRLADLGDRVLLGSDFPNIPYPYIHQLEAIERLGLGDDWVRAVCRENAVALFGLG from the coding sequence GTGACTGAGCCCGACATCGGGGCCGAGGCCCAGCAGGTCGCCGCGTTCCTCGACCGGTACCGGCTGCCCGGCCTCGTCGACGTGCACACCCACTTCATGCCCGAGCGTGTGCTGCGCAAGGTGTGGGCGTACTTCGACTCCGCAGGGCCGCTCGTCGGGACCGAGTGGCCGATCACGTACCGCGAGGAAGAGGGGCAACGACTCGCCAGGCTAAGGGAGTTCAAGGTCGAGGCCTTCACCTCGATGCTGTATCCGCACAAGGCGGGGATGGCGCCGTGGCTGAACGAGTGGGCCGCCGACTTCGCCGCCCGTACGCCCGACTGTCTGCACACCGCCACCTTCTTCCCCGAGCCGGGCGTCGAGGCGTATGTGCGTCAGGCCCTGGAGGCGGGGGCGCGGGTGTTCAAGGCGCATGTGCAGGTGGGGGCCTACGAGCCGAACGATCCGCTGCTCGACCCCGTGTGGGGGCTGCTCGCCGAGGCCGGGGTCCCGATCGTGACGCACTGCGGGTCCGGGCCCGCGCCCGGCAAGCACACCGGGCCCGAGCCGATCGCGCGGTTGCTCGCCCGGCATCCGCGGCTGCCGCTGGTGGTCGCGCACATGGGGATGCCCGAGTACACCGACTTCCTGGCGCTCACCGAGCGGTATGCGCAGGTGCGGCTCGATACGACCATGGCGTTCACCGACTTCGTCGAGCGGCACACCCCGTTCCCCAGGGACGAGCTGGGGCGGCTCGCCGATCTCGGGGACCGGGTGCTGCTCGGCAGCGACTTCCCGAACATCCCGTATCCGTACATTCACCAGCTGGAGGCCATCGAGCGGCTCGGTCTCGGGGACGACTGGGTGCGGGCCGTCTGCCGGGAGAACGCGGTCGCGCTGTTCGGGCTCGGCTGA
- a CDS encoding response regulator transcription factor: protein MTATSPQGRTELLRPDGSPVRVLVVDDEQSITELLSMALRYEGWQIRTASDGAGAVQTAREFRPDAVVLDMMLPDMDGLSVLGRMRRELPEVPVLFLTAKDAVEDRIAGLTAGGDDYVTKPFSLEEVVARLRGLIRRTGAADRRSESVLVVGDLMLDEDSHEVSRGGDNIHLTATEFELLRFLMRNPRRVLSKAQILDRVWSYDFGGQANVVELYISYLRRKIDAGREPMIHTRRGAGYLIKPAMAASTSS, encoded by the coding sequence ATGACCGCGACCTCGCCCCAGGGGCGTACCGAACTGCTGAGGCCGGACGGGAGTCCCGTCCGGGTTCTTGTCGTGGACGACGAGCAGTCCATCACCGAGCTGTTGTCCATGGCCCTGCGCTACGAGGGCTGGCAGATCCGCACCGCGAGCGACGGCGCAGGAGCCGTGCAGACCGCGCGTGAGTTCCGGCCCGACGCCGTCGTGCTCGACATGATGCTGCCGGACATGGACGGGCTCAGCGTGCTCGGGCGGATGCGCCGCGAGCTGCCGGAAGTGCCCGTGCTCTTCCTGACCGCCAAGGACGCCGTGGAGGACCGGATCGCCGGCCTGACGGCGGGCGGCGACGACTATGTGACCAAGCCGTTCAGCTTGGAGGAAGTCGTCGCGCGGCTGCGTGGGCTGATCCGCAGGACCGGCGCCGCCGACCGGCGCAGCGAGTCCGTGCTCGTCGTCGGCGACCTGATGCTCGACGAGGACAGCCACGAGGTGTCGCGGGGCGGGGACAACATCCACCTCACCGCCACCGAGTTCGAGCTGCTCCGCTTCCTCATGCGCAATCCGCGCCGCGTGCTCAGCAAGGCGCAGATTCTCGACCGTGTCTGGTCCTACGACTTCGGCGGGCAGGCCAACGTCGTCGAGCTCTACATCTCGTACCTGCGGCGGAAGATCGACGCCGGGCGTGAGCCGATGATCCACACCCGGCGCGGCGCCGGCTACCTGATCAAGCCGGCCATGGCCGCCTCCACCTCGTCGTGA
- a CDS encoding HAMP domain-containing sensor histidine kinase, whose product MAVVASVIGVVSTVSLHSYLYSQLDEQVTGIAMRASGGPGDQPHPGGSGPAAAVGDLAFVTLGSPAGTIGAEVSADGRITSGKISVDEQTTDGRTQTRAKTLSAEALEVLNSVSKDGDTTAGGDDKDIDAYTVDLPGYGSYRVEYVTGAKGDFYVGRPTAEVDSTVNKLIVTELLVAAAALVAAGAAGAIMVGVNLRPLRRVAATASRVSELPLHSGEVMLHERVPESEADPRTEVGQVGAALNRMLDHVHGALESRQQSEMRVRQFVADASHELRTPLASIRGYAELTRRGREETGPDTRHALGRIESEADRMTGLVEDLLLLARLDAGRPLSYEPTDLSPLVVDALSDARAADQDHAWRLELPDEPATVLADSPRLHQVLVNLLANARTHTPPGTTVTARVHRYGHWVCLDVQDDGPGIPPELLPHVFERFARGDSSRSRKAGSTGLGLAIVQAVAAAHGGSVTVESVAGRTVFTVHLPAYAAVAPPVPTSRGSAPAPAPQSPAGLDAAAPHSQVGQSFTTQP is encoded by the coding sequence ATGGCCGTGGTGGCGTCCGTGATCGGTGTCGTGTCGACCGTCTCGCTGCACTCGTACCTGTACAGCCAGCTCGACGAGCAGGTGACGGGCATAGCGATGCGGGCGTCCGGCGGCCCGGGTGACCAGCCGCATCCCGGTGGCAGCGGCCCCGCCGCAGCGGTGGGCGACCTGGCCTTCGTCACCCTGGGCTCCCCCGCCGGCACCATCGGCGCGGAGGTCTCGGCGGACGGCCGGATCACGTCGGGCAAGATCAGCGTCGACGAGCAGACCACCGACGGCCGCACGCAGACCCGGGCCAAGACCCTGTCCGCCGAGGCCCTCGAGGTCCTGAACTCCGTCTCGAAGGACGGCGACACCACGGCCGGCGGCGACGACAAGGACATCGACGCGTACACGGTCGACCTGCCCGGCTACGGTTCCTACCGGGTCGAGTACGTCACCGGCGCCAAGGGCGACTTCTACGTGGGCCGCCCCACCGCCGAGGTCGACTCCACCGTCAACAAGCTCATCGTCACCGAGCTGCTCGTCGCCGCCGCGGCCCTCGTCGCGGCGGGCGCGGCCGGAGCGATCATGGTCGGCGTGAATCTGCGGCCGCTGCGCCGCGTCGCCGCGACCGCGTCCCGTGTCTCCGAACTCCCGCTGCACAGCGGCGAGGTGATGCTCCACGAGCGCGTCCCCGAGTCCGAGGCCGACCCCAGAACCGAGGTCGGGCAGGTCGGCGCCGCGCTCAACCGCATGCTCGACCATGTGCACGGCGCCCTCGAATCGCGCCAGCAGAGCGAGATGCGGGTGCGCCAGTTCGTCGCGGACGCCAGCCATGAGCTGCGTACGCCGCTGGCCTCCATCCGCGGCTACGCCGAGCTGACCAGGCGCGGCCGCGAGGAGACAGGCCCCGACACCCGGCACGCGCTCGGCCGCATCGAGTCCGAGGCGGACCGGATGACCGGGCTCGTCGAGGACCTGCTGCTGCTCGCCCGGCTCGACGCGGGTCGGCCGCTCTCGTACGAGCCGACCGACCTGTCCCCCCTGGTCGTCGACGCGCTCAGCGATGCCCGCGCCGCCGACCAGGACCACGCGTGGCGCCTGGAACTCCCCGACGAACCGGCCACCGTGCTCGCCGACTCCCCGCGCCTGCACCAGGTCCTCGTCAACCTGCTCGCCAACGCCCGTACGCACACACCACCAGGCACCACCGTCACCGCCCGCGTGCACCGGTACGGCCACTGGGTCTGCCTCGACGTCCAGGACGACGGCCCCGGCATCCCGCCCGAGCTGCTTCCGCACGTCTTCGAACGGTTCGCGCGCGGCGACTCCTCGCGGTCCAGGAAGGCGGGCTCGACCGGCCTCGGCCTCGCCATCGTGCAGGCCGTCGCGGCCGCGCACGGTGGGTCGGTGACGGTCGAGAGCGTGGCCGGCCGCACCGTCTTTACCGTGCATCTGCCGGCCTACGCGGCCGTGGCGCCACCCGTGCCGACGTCGCGGGGCTCTGCCCCGGCCCCCGCGCCTCAATCGCCGGCGGGGCTTGATGCGGCCGCCCCGCACTCACAGGTAGGGCAAAGCTTCACCACACAGCCCTAA
- a CDS encoding bifunctional glycosyltransferase family 2/GtrA family protein, with protein sequence MRTDSSPGIDPTSVSARFGALPAREHLPVGSGDVPVLDVVIPVYNEEKDLGECVRNLHAHLVRTFPYRFRITVADNASTDSTPQVAYDLTNEFREVEHFRLEQKGRGRALNAVWSASDAPVLAYMDVDLSTDLNALLPLVAPLISGHSDLAIGSRLARSSRVVRGSKREFISRTYNLILRGSLQARFSDAQCGFKAIRRDVAQVLLPLVEDTGWFFDTEMLVLAERAGLRIHEVPVDWVDDPNSTVHIVKTATEDLKGVWRVGKALATGSLSLDRLARPFGDDPRDRQLTDVPKGLARQLLGFCVVGAMSTLLYLLLYSGFRTFSGAQIANAAALFLSALVNTAVNRRLTFGVRGRDNAVRHQAQGIVVFGIGWALTSGSLAALNTASGNPAHSTELIVLIAANLAATILRFLLFRAWVFNDRSDRSDRSDRIDRGTPGPDSIPTPVTNPQVPQAWGDATVRMHAVGAHHHDDTDPRIQR encoded by the coding sequence ATGCGAACCGACTCTTCTCCGGGCATCGACCCCACCTCTGTCTCCGCGAGGTTCGGGGCGCTGCCGGCGCGGGAGCACCTCCCGGTCGGCAGCGGCGATGTGCCGGTCCTGGACGTTGTCATCCCCGTCTACAACGAGGAGAAGGACCTCGGTGAGTGCGTGCGCAACCTGCACGCCCACCTGGTCCGCACCTTCCCCTACCGCTTCCGCATCACCGTTGCGGACAACGCCTCAACCGACAGCACGCCCCAGGTGGCGTACGACCTGACGAACGAGTTCCGCGAGGTCGAGCACTTCCGGCTCGAGCAGAAGGGGCGCGGACGCGCCCTGAACGCCGTGTGGTCGGCATCCGACGCACCGGTCCTCGCGTACATGGACGTGGACCTGTCCACCGACCTGAACGCGCTTCTTCCGCTGGTGGCGCCCCTGATCTCCGGGCACTCCGACCTCGCGATCGGCTCGCGGCTCGCCCGCAGCTCGCGGGTGGTGCGCGGCTCGAAGCGCGAGTTCATCTCGCGCACGTACAACCTGATCCTGCGCGGCTCCCTGCAGGCCCGCTTCTCCGACGCCCAGTGCGGGTTCAAGGCGATCCGGCGCGATGTCGCGCAGGTGCTGCTCCCGCTGGTCGAGGACACCGGCTGGTTCTTCGACACGGAGATGCTGGTGCTCGCTGAGCGGGCCGGGCTCCGGATCCACGAAGTGCCCGTCGACTGGGTCGACGACCCGAACTCGACCGTCCACATCGTCAAGACGGCGACCGAGGACCTCAAGGGCGTCTGGCGCGTGGGCAAGGCGCTCGCGACCGGCTCGCTCTCCCTCGACCGGCTCGCGCGCCCCTTCGGCGACGACCCGCGAGACCGTCAACTCACCGACGTACCCAAGGGCCTGGCCCGCCAGCTGCTCGGCTTCTGCGTCGTCGGCGCCATGTCGACGCTGCTGTATCTCCTGCTGTACTCCGGGTTCCGTACGTTCTCGGGGGCGCAGATCGCCAACGCGGCCGCCCTGTTCCTCTCGGCGCTCGTCAACACGGCCGTCAACCGGCGCCTCACCTTCGGGGTGCGCGGCCGGGACAACGCCGTGCGCCACCAGGCCCAGGGCATCGTCGTCTTCGGCATCGGGTGGGCCCTGACCAGTGGCTCGCTCGCCGCCCTCAACACGGCCTCCGGCAACCCGGCACACTCCACCGAGCTGATCGTCCTGATCGCGGCCAACCTCGCGGCGACGATCCTGCGCTTCCTGCTCTTCAGGGCGTGGGTCTTCAACGACCGAAGCGACCGAAGCGACCGAAGCGACCGAATCGACCGGGGCACCCCTGGCCCGGACTCCATCCCGACCCCCGTAACGAATCCTCAGGTTCCGCAGGCCTGGGGCGACGCGACCGTGCGGATGCACGCCGTCGGCGCGCACCACCACGACGACACCGACCCCAGGATCCAGCGATGA
- a CDS encoding glycosyltransferase family 39 protein, translated as MTTDIRPYDAASAAPDESPPSTAGHGRPKASFLTRVWRGRPEDPRWARPAFLGMLLVIAAAYFWNLSASGYANSFYSAAAQAGSESWKAFFFGSSDAANAITVDKPPAALWPMGLSVRLFGLNSWAILAPQVLMALATAGVLYGAVRRRFSAAAGLIAMVVLATTPVAALMFRFNNPDALLALLMTVTVYCVVRAMEHGRTKWLIWAGVAVGLAFLTKTLQAFLILPPLAILYAVFAPVRVRKRFGQLALSAVAMIVAGGWWVAVVELWPASSRPYIGGSQNNSFLELTFGYNGLGRINGEEAGSVGGGGGAGGTGQWGETGLTRMFNSEIGSQISWLIPAALILFIAGVVLTWKAKRTDTARAAFLAWGGSLLMTGLVFSFMAGIFHQYYTVALAPYIAAVIGMGATVLWEERSRITASATLGVSVAATAVWGYVLLGRTSDYLPWLRWAVLIGGLVAGLGLAFAGRINRRLALGAAGLGLVASLAAPTAYTISTLNTGHTGSIVTAGPSGASMMGGPGGGGKGGGPGGGKGGFPGGGMPGQNGKTGAQNGRMGQPPTGGGMPGQNQGTGKSTQGTGNQGTGKNSKQGGMPGGTRGGKAGGGGGGMGGLLNGAQVSTKAKKLLQKNADDYTWAAATIGSQNQSSYQLATGDPVMAIGGFNGTDPSPTLAQFKQYVEDGKIHYFIGSGSTGGMGSSSSGSASKITKWVEANFKKVTVGSSTFYDLTQSK; from the coding sequence ATGACCACAGACATCCGACCGTACGACGCCGCCTCGGCGGCGCCCGACGAGTCACCTCCCAGTACCGCGGGACACGGCCGCCCCAAGGCCTCGTTCCTCACCCGCGTGTGGCGCGGCAGGCCCGAGGACCCGCGCTGGGCCCGCCCGGCCTTCCTCGGCATGCTGCTCGTGATCGCGGCCGCCTACTTCTGGAACCTGTCCGCGTCCGGCTACGCCAACTCCTTCTACTCGGCGGCCGCCCAGGCGGGCAGCGAGAGCTGGAAGGCGTTCTTCTTCGGCTCGTCCGACGCGGCGAACGCCATCACCGTCGACAAGCCGCCGGCCGCGCTGTGGCCGATGGGCCTGTCGGTGCGGCTCTTCGGCCTCAACTCGTGGGCGATCCTCGCCCCGCAGGTCCTGATGGCCCTGGCCACGGCGGGTGTGCTGTACGGGGCGGTACGCCGCCGGTTCAGCGCCGCCGCGGGCCTGATCGCCATGGTGGTCCTCGCGACGACGCCGGTCGCCGCGCTGATGTTCCGCTTCAACAACCCGGACGCGCTGCTCGCGCTCCTGATGACCGTCACGGTCTACTGCGTCGTGCGCGCCATGGAGCACGGCCGGACCAAGTGGCTGATCTGGGCGGGCGTCGCCGTCGGCCTCGCCTTCCTCACCAAGACGCTCCAGGCCTTCCTGATCCTGCCGCCGCTCGCGATCCTCTACGCGGTGTTCGCGCCGGTGCGGGTGCGCAAGCGGTTCGGTCAACTGGCCCTGTCCGCCGTCGCGATGATCGTCGCGGGCGGCTGGTGGGTGGCCGTCGTCGAACTGTGGCCCGCGTCCTCGCGCCCGTACATCGGCGGCTCCCAGAACAACTCGTTCCTTGAACTGACCTTCGGCTACAACGGACTCGGCCGCATCAACGGCGAGGAGGCCGGCTCGGTCGGCGGCGGCGGGGGAGCCGGCGGCACCGGGCAGTGGGGCGAGACCGGCCTCACGCGGATGTTCAACTCCGAGATCGGCAGCCAGATCTCGTGGCTGATCCCGGCGGCGCTGATCCTCTTCATCGCGGGCGTCGTCCTGACCTGGAAGGCCAAGCGCACCGACACGGCGCGCGCCGCGTTCCTCGCGTGGGGCGGCTCCCTGCTGATGACCGGCCTGGTCTTCAGCTTCATGGCGGGCATCTTCCACCAGTACTACACGGTGGCCCTGGCCCCGTACATCGCGGCCGTCATCGGCATGGGCGCCACCGTCCTGTGGGAGGAGCGGTCCCGGATCACGGCGTCGGCGACGCTGGGCGTGTCCGTGGCCGCGACGGCGGTGTGGGGGTACGTGCTGCTCGGCCGGACCTCGGACTACCTGCCGTGGCTGCGGTGGGCCGTGCTCATCGGCGGACTCGTGGCGGGCCTCGGCCTCGCCTTCGCGGGCCGGATCAACCGTCGACTGGCGCTCGGTGCGGCCGGGTTGGGCCTCGTGGCCTCGCTGGCGGCGCCGACCGCGTACACCATCTCGACGCTGAACACCGGGCACACCGGGTCGATCGTGACGGCGGGTCCTTCCGGGGCCAGCATGATGGGCGGCCCCGGTGGCGGCGGCAAGGGCGGAGGTCCGGGCGGTGGCAAGGGCGGCTTCCCGGGCGGCGGCATGCCGGGCCAGAACGGCAAGACCGGCGCCCAGAACGGCCGGATGGGCCAGCCCCCGACCGGTGGCGGCATGCCCGGCCAGAACCAGGGCACCGGCAAGAGCACGCAGGGCACCGGCAACCAGGGCACCGGCAAGAACAGCAAGCAGGGCGGCATGCCCGGCGGCACGCGCGGTGGCAAGGCCGGCGGCGGAGGCGGCGGCATGGGCGGCCTCCTCAACGGCGCCCAGGTCAGCACCAAGGCCAAGAAGCTGCTCCAGAAGAACGCCGATGACTACACCTGGGCCGCGGCCACGATCGGCTCGCAGAACCAGTCGAGCTACCAGTTGGCCACCGGCGACCCGGTGATGGCGATCGGCGGCTTCAACGGCACCGACCCGTCCCCGACGCTCGCCCAGTTCAAGCAGTACGTCGAGGACGGCAAGATCCACTACTTCATCGGCAGCGGTTCGACCGGCGGCATGGGCAGCTCCAGCTCCGGCTCGGCGTCGAAGATCACGAAGTGGGTGGAGGCCAACTTCAAGAAGGTGACGGTCGGCAGCAGCACGTTCTACGACCTGACGCAGTCCAAGTAG
- a CDS encoding MFS transporter, which translates to MAPTADPATQAPPVTAGHPQRWLILGVICLAQLTVLLDNTVLNVAIPSLTRELDASTSDIQWMISAYSLVQSGLLLTAGSASDRYGRKKMLASGLAIFGVGSLTAAFAGSTGQLIAARAGMGVGGALMMTSTLAVVVQIFSETERVKAIALWSTVSTLGFAVGPLVGGVLLDHFWWGSIFLINIPVALIGLVAVIVLVPESKNPQGDRPDLLGALLSTIGMTGIVYAIISGPDDGWTSTTTLTSAAIGVLVLAAFVTWELRIPYPMLDMHFFRNQKFTGAVAGAILVAFGMGGSLFLLTQHLQFLLGYGPLEAGLRTAPMALTVVALNLTGVGARLLPKMGTPLTIASGMTCMAAGLAAIALLGGDGYGGMLLGLMVMGAGIALAMPAMANAIMSAIPREKAGVGAGVNGTLAEFGNGLGVAVLGAVLNARFAALVTVSATSFPAALAAADSAGEKARISEAFSSGLETSQLVGAVAVLAGGLLAAVLLRRAERTESAAVTSA; encoded by the coding sequence ATGGCCCCCACGGCCGACCCGGCCACCCAGGCACCCCCGGTCACCGCAGGTCACCCCCAGCGCTGGCTGATCCTCGGCGTCATCTGCCTCGCCCAGCTGACCGTGCTGCTCGACAACACCGTCCTGAACGTCGCGATCCCCTCCCTCACCCGCGAGCTGGACGCCTCGACGTCCGACATCCAGTGGATGATCAGCGCCTACTCGCTCGTCCAGTCCGGCCTGCTGCTCACCGCGGGCAGCGCATCCGACCGCTACGGCCGCAAGAAGATGCTCGCTTCGGGTCTCGCGATCTTCGGCGTCGGCTCGCTGACCGCCGCGTTCGCGGGCTCCACCGGGCAGTTGATCGCCGCCCGCGCCGGCATGGGCGTCGGCGGCGCGCTCATGATGACCTCGACGCTCGCGGTGGTCGTGCAGATCTTCAGCGAGACCGAGCGCGTCAAGGCGATCGCCCTGTGGTCCACCGTCAGCACGCTCGGCTTCGCCGTCGGCCCGCTGGTCGGCGGCGTGCTGCTCGACCACTTCTGGTGGGGCTCGATCTTCCTCATCAACATCCCCGTCGCGCTCATCGGCCTTGTCGCCGTGATCGTCCTGGTCCCCGAGTCGAAGAACCCGCAGGGCGACCGCCCCGACCTGCTCGGCGCGCTGCTCTCCACGATCGGCATGACCGGCATCGTCTACGCGATCATCTCCGGCCCCGACGACGGCTGGACGTCCACGACCACGCTCACCTCGGCCGCGATCGGCGTCCTCGTCCTGGCCGCCTTCGTGACGTGGGAGCTGCGGATCCCGTACCCGATGCTCGACATGCACTTCTTCCGCAACCAGAAGTTCACGGGCGCGGTGGCGGGAGCGATCCTCGTCGCCTTCGGCATGGGCGGCTCGCTGTTCCTGCTCACCCAGCACCTCCAATTCCTGCTCGGATACGGCCCGTTGGAGGCGGGCCTGCGCACCGCGCCGATGGCCCTCACCGTCGTCGCGCTCAACCTCACCGGCGTCGGCGCCCGGCTGCTGCCCAAGATGGGCACGCCGCTGACCATCGCGTCCGGCATGACGTGCATGGCGGCGGGGCTCGCCGCGATCGCGCTGCTCGGCGGGGACGGGTACGGGGGCATGCTGCTCGGCCTGATGGTCATGGGCGCGGGCATCGCCCTCGCCATGCCGGCCATGGCCAACGCCATCATGAGCGCCATCCCGCGGGAGAAGGCGGGCGTGGGCGCCGGGGTCAACGGCACCCTCGCGGAGTTCGGCAACGGTCTGGGCGTCGCCGTCCTCGGCGCGGTCCTGAACGCCCGTTTCGCCGCCCTCGTGACGGTCTCCGCGACCTCGTTCCCGGCGGCGCTCGCGGCGGCGGACTCGGCCGGGGAGAAGGCCCGTATCAGCGAAGCCTTCTCCTCCGGTCTCGAGACCAGTCAACTGGTCGGCGCGGTCGCCGTGCTGGCGGGCGGCCTGCTCGCGGCGGTGTTGCTGCGCAGGGCCGAACGGACAGAATCCGCAGCGGTGACTTCCGCTTAG
- a CDS encoding TetR/AcrR family transcriptional regulator, giving the protein MAKAARMSVWLDDTDGAAEPKVRASRGRRAEQPSGLDRERITEATVRLLDAEGLAKFSMRRLAGELGVTAMSVYWYVDTKDDLLELALDQVYGALEIPDTEATEGTDWQTQLRELAAMYRELLVRHPWISPLVGNYLNVGPNSLLFSRAVQQVIARTGLSLPRQRGAVQSVFQFVYGYGTVEGHFRQRCAEVGLTQDEYFHKAMAAFSVPEQMAEDFSHAERMVEAVEEGGTVDAMRDMDFQVALDLQIAGIESLVAQSSPAGD; this is encoded by the coding sequence ATGGCGAAGGCAGCGCGGATGAGCGTCTGGCTCGACGACACGGATGGCGCCGCGGAGCCCAAGGTCAGAGCGTCGCGCGGCCGGCGGGCCGAGCAGCCCAGCGGACTCGACCGGGAGCGGATCACCGAGGCGACGGTGCGGCTGCTGGACGCGGAGGGCCTCGCGAAGTTCTCCATGCGGCGCCTCGCGGGTGAGCTCGGGGTCACCGCGATGTCCGTCTACTGGTACGTCGACACCAAGGACGACCTCCTCGAACTCGCCCTGGACCAGGTCTACGGGGCGCTGGAGATCCCGGACACGGAGGCCACGGAAGGTACGGACTGGCAGACGCAGTTGCGTGAACTGGCAGCCATGTACCGGGAGTTGCTCGTACGTCACCCGTGGATCTCGCCGCTGGTCGGCAACTACCTCAACGTCGGCCCGAACTCGCTGCTGTTCTCGCGCGCGGTGCAGCAGGTCATCGCCCGCACCGGCCTCTCGCTGCCCCGCCAGCGCGGCGCCGTCCAGTCCGTCTTCCAGTTCGTGTACGGATACGGCACCGTCGAGGGCCACTTCCGGCAGCGCTGCGCCGAGGTGGGCCTCACCCAGGACGAGTACTTCCACAAGGCGATGGCGGCGTTCTCCGTCCCGGAGCAGATGGCGGAGGACTTCTCGCACGCCGAGCGGATGGTGGAGGCGGTGGAGGAGGGCGGCACGGTGGATGCGATGCGCGACATGGACTTCCAGGTGGCGCTGGATCTCCAGATCGCGGGCATCGAATCCTTGGTGGCCCAATCAAGCCCCGCCGGCGATTGA
- a CDS encoding PPOX class F420-dependent oxidoreductase, which yields MAPNIATNTRVSLDELLDFVRPRHRALLITARADGTPQASPLTCGVDGDGRIVVSTYPERAKTRNAKRDPRVSLVVLSDEWNGPWVQVDGSAEVIDSPDSVEALVEYFRCISGEHPDWDEYREAMVKQGKSIIRVTPEKWGPVATGGFPARLA from the coding sequence ATGGCTCCGAACATCGCGACCAACACCCGTGTCTCACTGGACGAGTTGCTCGACTTCGTACGACCCCGGCACCGCGCCCTCCTCATCACCGCCCGCGCCGACGGCACCCCGCAGGCCTCACCTCTGACCTGCGGGGTCGACGGCGACGGGCGGATTGTTGTTTCCACGTACCCGGAGCGGGCCAAGACGCGGAACGCGAAGCGGGATCCGCGGGTCAGCCTCGTCGTGCTCAGCGACGAGTGGAACGGGCCGTGGGTGCAGGTCGACGGGTCGGCGGAGGTCATCGACTCGCCCGACTCCGTCGAGGCGCTCGTCGAGTACTTCCGGTGCATTTCGGGTGAGCACCCGGACTGGGACGAGTATCGCGAGGCGATGGTCAAGCAGGGCAAGTCGATCATCCGCGTCACACCGGAAAAGTGGGGTCCCGTGGCCACGGGTGGGTTCCCGGCGCGTTTGGCGTGA